Proteins encoded together in one Lachnospiraceae bacterium JLR.KK008 window:
- a CDS encoding glycosyltransferase, which translates to MENRKKKLLFIIWSYTYGGGAEALLTMIANNLNPQKYDVSIIEYHHAEIKTEPVHDHIHVLPPIEAVPTPENRSKTWQLYHSPDVLINTYIKKDYDLYISFNYLIPTFLLPAGTKNISWIHGDVYDLAEEKVLRERKRQDVAFHKARKIVVISDNTERSVIDLFPDHADKVVKIYNGVDTDKVRRRSAEETAIRLEGPSLLFVGRLDENKNPARLVRVLKLVHERGIRAHLYFMGKGDEDQKVLARTEEENLHGFVHLLGYQQNPFPVIRQCDVVCLLSRSEGFSVSLLEAVALDRPFIAPRIGGAVELSDHGSCGTIIETDEEAAEAICTLLKREKEEIAAACRKSIERFALSHYIGQIETLFDSVMEEQDGAGK; encoded by the coding sequence ATGGAAAACAGGAAGAAAAAGCTCTTGTTCATTATATGGTCTTATACATATGGCGGAGGCGCGGAGGCATTGTTGACGATGATCGCCAATAATCTGAATCCGCAGAAATATGACGTCAGCATCATTGAATATCATCATGCAGAGATCAAGACAGAGCCCGTGCATGATCACATTCATGTACTGCCTCCGATAGAGGCGGTGCCGACACCGGAAAACCGTTCCAAGACATGGCAGCTGTATCATTCGCCTGATGTGCTGATCAATACCTATATCAAAAAAGACTATGATCTGTATATCTCTTTTAACTATCTGATTCCGACATTTCTGCTGCCGGCAGGGACAAAAAATATTTCGTGGATTCATGGAGATGTCTATGATCTGGCAGAAGAAAAAGTACTGCGGGAGAGGAAGCGGCAGGATGTGGCCTTTCATAAGGCCAGAAAGATTGTGGTTATCAGTGATAATACGGAGCGATCTGTCATAGATTTATTTCCGGATCATGCGGACAAGGTAGTGAAGATTTATAATGGCGTCGACACGGACAAAGTACGAAGACGGTCAGCGGAAGAGACAGCGATCCGACTGGAAGGGCCATCTCTGCTCTTTGTCGGCCGCCTGGACGAAAACAAAAACCCCGCACGGCTCGTGCGTGTACTGAAACTGGTACACGAAAGAGGAATTCGTGCGCATTTGTATTTTATGGGCAAAGGCGATGAAGATCAGAAAGTGCTTGCAAGGACGGAGGAAGAAAACCTGCATGGATTTGTCCATTTATTAGGTTATCAGCAAAATCCGTTTCCGGTCATCAGACAGTGTGATGTCGTCTGTCTGTTATCCAGGTCAGAAGGATTCAGTGTCAGTCTGCTGGAGGCCGTTGCCCTGGACCGACCGTTTATCGCGCCGAGAATTGGCGGGGCGGTGGAACTTTCGGACCATGGGTCCTGCGGAACAATTATTGAGACAGATGAGGAAGCCGCGGAGGCAATATGCACACTGCTCAAGAGAGAGAAAGAGGAGATTGCGGCTGCGTGCAGGAAGTCGATCGAACGGTTTGCGCTCAGTCATTATATCGGGCAGATCGAAACGCTGTTTGACTCGGTGATGGAGGAGCAGGATGGAGCCGGGAAATAA
- the aepY gene encoding phosphonopyruvate decarboxylase, translated as MEAETFARKLKAAGIETVTGIPDSTLQQFCDVLAGDSGGAALLFQHIVPENEGAAVGIAIGEYLATGRPACVYMQNSGLGNIVNPLTSLAHTDVYGIPMLLLIGWRGEPGTKDEPQHTFMGRITTELLALLEIPCAVMDGGTTPEELDDVLAQAGQCFAQGRQFAIVIKKNSFVKHPMYAYQNGNVLPRETAVRKIAQWLREEDIIISTTGKISRELYEALDDCKGDHRQAFLTVGGMGHAKMIAYGIARRRPDRRVFCLDGDGAVLMHMGGLAVTGRQPLANLVHICLDNEAHESVGGMPTGAAGQDYGTVAGACGYRNVCRAATEAELLAVLQKIDERKEMTFVHVRTALGSRDDLGRPKETPQQNKKAFMEVTGAER; from the coding sequence ATGGAAGCGGAAACTTTTGCACGGAAACTGAAAGCGGCAGGAATAGAGACAGTCACAGGCATACCGGATTCAACGTTACAGCAGTTTTGTGACGTTCTTGCAGGCGACAGCGGGGGAGCGGCACTGCTTTTCCAGCATATCGTGCCGGAGAATGAAGGTGCGGCTGTCGGGATTGCCATCGGGGAATACCTGGCTACAGGCAGGCCCGCCTGTGTCTATATGCAGAACAGCGGTCTGGGCAATATTGTGAATCCGCTGACTTCTCTGGCTCATACAGATGTCTATGGGATACCGATGCTGCTTCTGATCGGATGGCGCGGCGAACCGGGTACGAAAGACGAACCCCAGCATACCTTTATGGGCAGGATTACGACAGAATTGCTTGCGCTGCTGGAGATCCCCTGTGCGGTTATGGATGGAGGGACAACACCCGAAGAGTTGGACGATGTGCTGGCGCAGGCAGGGCAGTGCTTTGCGCAGGGCCGGCAGTTTGCGATTGTCATTAAGAAAAACAGTTTTGTGAAACATCCGATGTATGCTTATCAAAACGGTAATGTGCTCCCACGGGAGACAGCGGTGAGAAAGATCGCTCAATGGCTGCGGGAGGAAGACATCATCATATCGACGACAGGAAAAATTTCCCGTGAATTGTACGAGGCTTTGGATGACTGCAAGGGAGATCACAGACAGGCGTTTCTGACTGTGGGCGGTATGGGTCATGCAAAGATGATTGCTTACGGCATAGCGAGGAGAAGACCGGACCGCAGGGTTTTCTGCCTGGACGGGGATGGAGCGGTATTGATGCACATGGGAGGTCTGGCTGTCACAGGCAGACAGCCGCTTGCCAATCTGGTTCATATCTGTCTGGATAATGAGGCTCATGAGTCTGTGGGAGGAATGCCGACGGGAGCAGCCGGGCAGGATTATGGCACAGTTGCCGGAGCCTGCGGTTATCGGAACGTCTGCCGTGCGGCAACGGAGGCGGAGCTATTGGCTGTTTTACAAAAAATTGATGAGAGAAAAGAGATGACGTTTGTCCATGTGAGGACAGCGCTTGGATCCAGAGACGATCTCGGCAGACCAAAGGAGACGCCGCAGCAGAACAAAAAAGCATTTATGGAAGTGACAGGGGCGGAGAGATGA